A region of the Chelmon rostratus isolate fCheRos1 chromosome 1, fCheRos1.pri, whole genome shotgun sequence genome:
tattacatatttccatACACTGGTTTTACCACTTTATATCACACACATCTGTGCCACACCTCTGCTGTAAGATATGTCACCATGAGCTTTTCCTCACAAACCCTTTTTCTGATATAAATACACCTTGAAGTGTAAGGAGTGTTACAAATTGTCCTTTCCACAGTGACATAGCTGCATGACTGCACGAGATATTGAAAACATGGGTTCTAGCTGTTCCGATAACGTCATGAAAAAGATCTGGTGGGAGCCTCGCCTCGGAAACAATCTAGtgcctttgtttgtgtgaaactATGTAAGTGCCAGTTCTCCACTAAGCTGGTGCAGCCAGTCGGGCTTGTTTGACTAATCTGAGACAAGACTGAGTGCCACAGTGGCAAAGatcacagcaacacagcatGTACAAAGTAGAATCAAGGCATGTTTGTAAATATTTGTCCGACCCAAAACCCCAGGTAAAGAAAGAATTAAAATCTACGTTTGGTTATGCAGAAAATCACTCACAGACACATGGGAAAAATTAAAAGCCAAGCCAGTATGACCTTATATGAGGGACTATAGTGCCATACATTAAGAAATTAAAACCTGTGGTACTCAACAGATATTAGCTTTCTGTCAACTGTTAAGGTTGAGTGAGCAACCACACCCTCAGTAAGCTGGTCATATTTCTACAAATGAGGTAAGAATACATGTATGTTTAATATCTATGAAAGATTACTTCACCgtggaaagaggaggagaactATCCAAATCTGATTCCATTTCCTACATCTGAGCTGCGTAGTGACGACATGggcctgtgtgtctgtatatgtgtgagtgtataGACCAGGGATAAAGCAATTAggtcttcttcttcagctcctcaaaCCGCCTTGTCAAATTGTCAAAGTCGATGTCATCCGAGGAGGTGGTGTTCCCGCCGAACGAGGAGGTGGGGAGTGTGTCGGGAACAGACGGGAGTTCTGGCAGAGAGTTGTCAAATGGCTTAGATGACGGGCCGGGACCTGGAGAGTAATATATggctttaattttaatttatgcAGCAGTATACCAGTCACTTCATATAATAGCAAAAAATGACAATGTTGAGCCGATTAATTGATTTTAAGTTTTGCTTGGGATGTCAAATCCTGATAGcctattcctctgtgccacaggcATCaatgttgtccaaaaactattaaaattttaaaaacacatctgtgagTTACACTGGGTTACGTGTACCTTGGTTAAGTCATTACAAGATAAGAAATTTGCATTACGCTGACCGCAATATAGGACTCATAGCAGACACTGGCAGGGACAAAGCACAGCATCAAAAGGTGTACTTAATCTTAACTTAAACTTAACAAGGTTCATAAGCTATATGCCCATTTACCAACCTGGTTGCCACATCTGACTGCTGACACTTGGCCACAAATTACTTTTGCTGATAATATTGTGGTATGTTTTCCATGTTGTgatttacagacacacagaatgtGAGTTTTTCTTCCATCACTCGCTATCTCCCCTGCTTGCATGTGTCGCTTCCGGCTATGTCAAATACAGCTGTTATCTCATCGGCTGCGCTTTGAAGGACCAGTGCCAACCTAGGCCAAAGCTGATCAGTTTTACCTTTAGGATGAACAATGGCACTGGTGCTGAATATTGTTCCCAACAAATATGCTGTTTACTCCTTTTTGGGTAAGATTTGCTAAAAACTAGAAGACAGAATGAATGGGCTTGTGGTTGAGTGACAGTCAGGGTAGGAAATTCAGAAAGCATTCTAAGACTTACTAAcgcactgttggttttggtctttcaaTTGGATTTATtgacattaacaaaaacataGAATAACTTTATCTGTTGGTGTTAGCAGAACTCACCTACTGCCTGCGAAGGAACAGAAGGTATTTCATTTATGTCATCAATCTGAaacccagaaaaaaaatgtgtcaacGATAGTTCCATTATCATATTGAAATATTATATTGACATATACGTTAGTATTAGTATTGTGGCAACCGCAGTCAACGAAGTAGAATGAAAGGGAAAATTGTAGGGGATTTTTGAGAACCCATCACCTTTAGAGTGTtacacagaacacatttcaggACTTCAGGACTAGCCTAagctgtgtttaaaatgcaCCTCACATTTTCATCTGTTCACACTCACAGAGAGCAACTGATCAAGTCAAAGTTAGTAGCTACGACTTCAGCACATCCCGAGAAATAGAGTAAAAAAAGTAGAGGACAGACAAAACTACAAGCAAGCTGAATGAACTGCTCTTCCCTGAGTGGTGCCCTGCcctgtccgtctgtccctctgtggGAACAGGAAAGGGGCATGGATGGGATGGGTCACTTACAGACTCGTATGTGGGGGGAGAAGTGGGCAGCTGAGGGGGCTGCCCTCCTCCCATGGGGTGCTGGAAGTTGTTGTAGGTTCCAACATTAAACGGTTCCTGGGGGAACAGAGTACAAGTACAAGTCTGTAAACTTTTAGATGTCATCTCTTCCTATCCATCCAAAGTAAGTACAATAATCAGAGAGAATAATCCCCAGACGTCGATGCAGACGAAGTTGGAGtttctatgaaaaaaaaaatgttcctgttgagtttttcaaaaTCGCTGATAaacacccccccctccccaattTTGTGGTAGCAAAAGTCTcaacagcagacacaaaaaTCTGCATTCAACCATGAAACTATCTTCATGTCTGCAGGGGGGGTCTGTTTTCTATCAATAAATACATAACTCacaaaaaatgataaataatggGGGCCTTTGAAAAGGGATATCTTACGGCTCCATTGGGAGGTGGATAGTTGAAAGCTGTTGGCATGGGCATGGGCATATGCATGGGCATAGGCATAGCACCAGCGTGGaaacctccaccacctccacctcctccagatTTCTTGTCATTGTTCACGTCAATCAGGTCTGCTTCCTCTCCAGGACACACCTCGGGCTGTCCAGAGACAAGGGTGGGTGAGTGGGTAAATAAACGCAATACATGACTTCATCCTTCATAGGGAGTGATAGCTGATTCTTTAACGCTCACCCGGACCATGGCGTCTGGTTCATACGGCACATTATAGTTCTTTGCGATCTCTATCAAGTAACGTTCCACCAAGATCTTGGGAGGTGCCTCCACACTCAGTTTGTGCATCAGCTATGAACATATCAGACATGTGATCAGATGCTGGTAAAGAGTTACAAGGCTTGAGGTTCATGCATTCTTGAACAGACTCATGAGCAGTCTGTAGAAAAAAATGCCTACCCTATCGTTGACTGTGCCAATCTGGTTTGTCCTGCACAGCTTGCCGTACTCCTTGCTATATTTTGCATGGAGCTGGTCTGACACCTGAAATAAGCATTTAGTGATAGGACTGTCAAGACTGGTCTCGTAGGAATAAATTAACAGAACTTGTTCAGTGCTGTTGGCAATGCTGCCTCCACTTTATTATATTTAGACAGTACTTACAATTTTTAGTTCAGACACCTCTGACTGGAGATGAGGCGCTGCCCAGATGAGAGTGGATACTGCTTCCTGCAAGCCTGGGTCCAGGTCCCTTAAttgaaaaaacagagaagggTTTAAcaaaaatgaccacaatgaCAGCCAGAATCATACAACTCAATGACTAAGTTACCTACTTCATGGTCTGAATGAGGCCAAAGCGAGCAAGCAGCAGGTCACAGTAAAGCTCCAGGATCTCCATGGCTTCCACCAGATAGTCTTCTCTGATGATGTGCTCCACACGGATCCGTGCCCGCTCATCCTTTCCCGATGACAAGTAATCTGCGATCTCTTTCCTCGCCTTTTGAGCAAGCTCGGCTTCATGTCAAATTTGTGAATGGGAGTGGGAAAAGGTACATTGTTTGTCATTACAGGGAGCAACGGAAAAATTAAACGCTCGTCTGGCAAACAAGAACCCACTGAATCCACATAAACAGTCAGAGAGCAGGACCAGGGTTTTTGTTAATCATCAGGacttacttttctttttctcaagCAGTTTGAGTCGGTTGATGACCAGCCGGAGGTTAACTCTTAGCCTCTCTGCTTTGAACCCTCCTCCCAGCATGACGATAGATTATCTGTGAACAGGAGAGCATGAGAGGAGCACAATCCACACGGAAGCGTAACCATTCTACATAGTCCATCTGACCTCGCCCCCACCTCTGATCCAGTGAGTCACTTAATCATGTGAGCATGACCAACCGATCGCAGCAGAATGACTCCGCAGATTCAaaacaaatataacacacatgaaaacaataaGTAAGCCGGCTAACCAAAACCACGCATCATTAAGCGTTTTATAGCTCAAAACAGTTAGCTTTAGCCTGACGCGACGGACAGCTAACGCGGATACCTGAGCCATGCTACTTCAAAAATCACCAGCTAATCTACTTTATTCATCCCTATTACATCTACGTTATTTACTTAACCATACTGTAGACGCCTTAAGAGACCCGAACCAGTGTCTCCGTTGTCAAACCTGACTGTTAGCTACCCTTTGCTTTGTTAGCAGTCTTCTGTTCCGTCATCGTttgtgctaacgttagctaacttaCCGAGCCCTCGCTCAACGCtaacaaaatcacaacaaacTTATCAAACACACTCGAGTAGTCTGAAGAATTGGGTAATTTTAACGCGATGTACAGCTATTAAAGCGTCAGCAACTTACCTGGAAGTTACAGTCGAACGAACACAACAAGTTATTTGGGTTTCTGTTATGTCCGGTCTCGTCGCCTCGTTCACTTCCGTAATGCTCTGTAGTGACGTCATGGGAATTTACCTCAGGGGCGGGGTCTTCATACTTTCTGCCACACAGGAGTTAACCACAGGTGTGAC
Encoded here:
- the ist1 gene encoding IST1 homolog isoform X1 translates to MLGGGFKAERLRVNLRLVINRLKLLEKKKTELAQKARKEIADYLSSGKDERARIRVEHIIREDYLVEAMEILELYCDLLLARFGLIQTMKDLDPGLQEAVSTLIWAAPHLQSEVSELKIVSDQLHAKYSKEYGKLCRTNQIGTVNDRLMHKLSVEAPPKILVERYLIEIAKNYNVPYEPDAMVRPEVCPGEEADLIDVNNDKKSGGGGGGGGFHAGAMPMPMHMPMPMPTAFNYPPPNGAEPFNVGTYNNFQHPMGGGQPPQLPTSPPTYESIDDINEIPSVPSQAVGPGPSSKPFDNSLPELPSVPDTLPTSSFGGNTTSSDDIDFDNLTRRFEELKKKT
- the ist1 gene encoding IST1 homolog isoform X2, which produces MLGGGFKAERLRVNLRLVINRLKLLEKKKTELAQKARKEIADYLSSGKDERARIRVEHIIREDYLVEAMEILELYCDLLLARFGLIQTMKDLDPGLQEAVSTLIWAAPHLQSEVSELKIVSDQLHAKYSKEYGKLCRTNQIGTVNDRLMHKLSVEAPPKILVERYLIEIAKNYNVPYEPDAMVRPEVCPGEEADLIDVNNDKKSGGGGGGGGFHAGAMPMPMHMPMPMPTAFNYPPPNGAEPFNVGTYNNFQHPMGGGQPPQLPTSPPTYESAVGPGPSSKPFDNSLPELPSVPDTLPTSSFGGNTTSSDDIDFDNLTRRFEELKKKT